Proteins encoded in a region of the Dorea longicatena genome:
- a CDS encoding alpha-amylase family glycosyl hydrolase: MWAYNSIFYQIYPIGFCGAPVHNDGVCVPRIRKLMDWSEYLQTLGVDSILLNPIFESDNHGYDTRDFKTIDCRLGTNEDFKEVCEDLHKHNVKIVLDGVFNHVGRGFWAFKDVQEKKWDSPYKDWFHISFDGNSCYNDGFWYEGWEGHFELVKLNLQNSAVVDYLMECVKYWIDEFDIDGLRLDVAYSLDHNFMKRLRSYTQELKPDFALIGEVLFGDYNIIVNDEMLHSCTNYECYKGLYSSFNSMNMFEIAHSLHRQFGSDQWCIYRGKHLMTFVDNHDVTRLASILTNKKHIPLAYGLLMGMPGIPCLYYGSEWAEPGEKAPDNDYALRPCFEEPKPNELTEFIKKLIRVRQESDALCNGAYKNVVIQNHQLVFERCSEKERVIVAINAADYPYTANAGELNGTAADLLTGETVTMNGQLELKPYSVQYLKF, from the coding sequence ATGTGGGCTTACAATAGTATTTTTTATCAGATTTATCCGATCGGATTCTGTGGGGCACCAGTGCACAATGACGGTGTGTGTGTTCCTCGTATCCGCAAACTTATGGACTGGTCTGAGTATCTTCAGACATTAGGAGTAGATTCAATTCTGTTAAATCCGATCTTTGAATCGGACAATCATGGATATGATACAAGAGATTTTAAGACGATCGACTGCAGGCTTGGAACGAATGAAGATTTTAAAGAGGTCTGTGAAGATCTGCATAAACATAACGTAAAAATTGTACTGGATGGTGTATTTAACCATGTGGGACGAGGCTTCTGGGCATTTAAAGATGTACAGGAGAAGAAATGGGATTCACCGTACAAAGACTGGTTCCATATCAGCTTTGACGGCAACAGCTGCTATAATGACGGATTCTGGTATGAAGGATGGGAAGGCCATTTTGAGCTGGTCAAATTAAACCTTCAGAATTCGGCAGTCGTAGATTATCTGATGGAATGTGTAAAATACTGGATTGACGAATTTGATATCGACGGTCTCCGTCTGGATGTGGCTTATAGTCTGGATCACAATTTCATGAAACGTCTCCGCTCTTATACACAGGAATTAAAACCGGACTTTGCACTGATCGGAGAGGTATTGTTTGGCGATTATAATATTATCGTGAATGATGAGATGCTTCACAGCTGCACGAATTATGAGTGCTACAAGGGATTATATTCCAGCTTTAACAGTATGAATATGTTCGAGATCGCACATTCCCTGCACCGCCAGTTCGGAAGTGATCAGTGGTGTATTTACAGAGGAAAGCACCTGATGACATTTGTGGATAATCATGATGTTACAAGACTGGCAAGCATTCTGACGAATAAGAAACATATTCCGCTGGCATACGGACTGCTTATGGGTATGCCGGGAATCCCGTGCCTGTATTATGGAAGTGAATGGGCTGAGCCGGGGGAGAAAGCACCGGATAATGACTATGCGCTTCGCCCTTGCTTTGAAGAACCAAAGCCAAATGAGCTGACAGAGTTTATTAAGAAACTGATCCGTGTACGCCAGGAAAGTGATGCACTTTGCAATGGTGCTTATAAGAATGTAGTGATCCAGAATCATCAGCTGGTATTCGAGCGCTGCTCAGAGAAAGAACGAGTGATCGTTGCAATCAATGCTGCGGATTATCCATACACTGCCAATGCAGGAGAACTGAATGGAACGGCAGCAGATCTGCTGACCGGGGAAACGGTTACGATGAATGGTCAGCTTGAACTGAAACCATATAGTGTACAGTATTTAAAATTTTAG
- the rplM gene encoding 50S ribosomal protein L13, whose protein sequence is MKTYMANPDKIERKWYVVDASEYTLGRLASEVAKVLRGKNKPEFTPHVDTGDYVIVVNAEKVNVTGKKLNQKIYYNHSEYVGGMKETTLAEMMAKKPEKVIELAVKGMLPKGPLGRSMIKKLHVYAGPEHAQQAQKPVELKF, encoded by the coding sequence ATGAAAACTTATATGGCTAATCCAGATAAGATTGAAAGAAAATGGTATGTAGTTGACGCTTCGGAATATACATTAGGACGTTTAGCATCAGAAGTTGCTAAGGTTTTAAGAGGAAAGAACAAACCGGAGTTCACACCACACGTTGATACAGGCGATTATGTAATCGTTGTAAATGCAGAAAAGGTTAATGTAACAGGTAAGAAACTGAATCAGAAGATTTATTACAATCACTCTGAATATGTAGGTGGAATGAAAGAGACTACATTAGCAGAGATGATGGCTAAGAAACCAGAGAAGGTTATCGAACTTGCTGTTAAGGGAATGCTTCCAAAGGGACCTTTAGGAAGATCTATGATCAAGAAACTTCACGTATACGCTGGACCAGAGCACGCTCAGCAGGCTCAGAAACCAGTTGAACTGAAATTCTAA
- a CDS encoding flavin reductase family protein, with product MAFKEVAIESLEFNPFTKISKEWMLVTAGDEKKSNTMTASWGGVGIMWGKNIATAYIRPQRYTKKFMDETGMYTLSFLSEDYRKALSVCGSVSGKDVEDKWKEAGLHPYAVDGTTAVEEADLIFVCKTQYTQDMKPECFDVKENDDKWYPDKDYHTMYMGEIVKVLKRV from the coding sequence ATGGCATTTAAAGAAGTAGCAATTGAAAGTCTGGAATTCAACCCATTCACAAAGATTTCAAAAGAGTGGATGCTGGTAACAGCAGGAGATGAAAAAAAGAGTAACACCATGACAGCAAGCTGGGGTGGTGTCGGAATCATGTGGGGAAAGAATATCGCAACTGCATATATCCGCCCACAGAGATACACGAAGAAATTCATGGATGAGACCGGTATGTACACGCTTTCTTTCCTGTCAGAAGATTACAGAAAAGCATTAAGCGTATGCGGATCTGTATCAGGAAAAGACGTAGAAGATAAATGGAAAGAAGCAGGCCTTCATCCATATGCGGTAGACGGAACAACTGCAGTTGAAGAAGCAGATCTGATCTTCGTATGCAAGACTCAGTATACACAGGATATGAAACCGGAATGTTTCGATGTTAAGGAAAATGATGATAAATGGTATCCGGATAAGGATTATCATACGATGTATATGGGCGAGATCGTGAAAGTATTGAAAAGAGTATAG
- the rpsI gene encoding 30S ribosomal protein S9 gives MATAKFYGTGRRKKSVARVYLVPGTGKITINKRDIDEYFGLETLKVVVRQPLAATDTEGKFDVIVNVKGGGYTGQAGAIRHGVARALLEADADYRPVLKKAGFLTRDPRMKERKKYGLKAARRAPQFSKR, from the coding sequence ATGGCTACTGCAAAATTTTACGGAACAGGTAGAAGAAAAAAATCTGTTGCTAGAGTATATTTAGTACCAGGAACAGGTAAAATTACTATCAATAAAAGAGATATCGATGAGTATTTTGGACTTGAGACATTAAAGGTTGTTGTTCGCCAGCCATTAGCTGCAACAGACACAGAAGGAAAATTTGATGTAATCGTTAATGTTAAGGGTGGTGGATACACAGGACAGGCTGGAGCAATCCGTCACGGTGTTGCAAGAGCACTTCTTGAGGCTGATGCTGATTACAGACCAGTTCTTAAGAAAGCTGGATTCCTTACACGTGATCCACGTATGAAAGAACGTAAGAAATACGGTCTCAAAGCAGCTCGTAGAGCACCACAGTTCTCAAAGAGATAA
- a CDS encoding MATE family efflux transporter yields the protein MQKKIDLVNGPVLSSLTRLAVPIMATSLIQMAYNMTDMIWIGRIGSSAVASVGAAGMYMWLSNGLAALAKMGGQVNVGHALGASNSEEAAEYASNALQLTLILGIIYGLVCILGAKPLIHFFHLNQAQVIRDAIYYLEITCGLVLFSFLNQTYTGLFTAIGNSRPVFLATTTGLVVNIVLDPVLIFGIGPFPVLRVTGAAIATVTAQMIVTVMFFIFAMKDTVLFQYVRYLKKPDLHHLKGIVRIGFPTSVQSMLFTGISMIIARLVAGYGDAAVAVQKVGSQIESISWMTADGFAAAVNSFTSQNHGAGKKRRIYQGYVSALKVVFVWGIFCTLLLICCPAPVFRIFITEKDVIPLGVDYLRILGVSQLFMSLEITTAGAFSGYGKTVPPSVISIVFTALRIPLALILVHTTLALNGIWWSITISSILKGVLLFVWFYIFMRGEKLIYNRK from the coding sequence ATGCAAAAGAAAATTGATTTGGTAAACGGACCTGTATTATCATCTCTTACCAGACTGGCTGTCCCGATCATGGCGACGTCATTGATCCAGATGGCGTACAATATGACCGACATGATCTGGATCGGCCGTATCGGAAGTTCGGCGGTAGCGTCTGTTGGGGCAGCAGGAATGTATATGTGGCTTTCCAACGGACTTGCCGCGCTTGCAAAAATGGGAGGGCAGGTTAATGTCGGACATGCACTTGGGGCATCTAATAGTGAAGAGGCCGCAGAATATGCATCCAACGCGTTACAGCTTACGTTGATTTTGGGGATTATTTATGGACTTGTCTGTATATTAGGGGCAAAACCACTGATTCATTTTTTCCATCTGAATCAGGCACAGGTGATCCGGGATGCCATATATTATCTTGAAATTACTTGCGGTCTTGTCTTGTTTTCCTTTTTAAATCAGACGTATACCGGATTATTTACGGCAATCGGTAACAGCAGGCCGGTATTTCTGGCAACAACGACCGGACTGGTTGTTAATATCGTCCTGGATCCGGTTCTGATTTTTGGAATCGGACCATTTCCGGTTCTTCGAGTGACAGGTGCAGCAATTGCTACGGTAACCGCGCAGATGATCGTTACAGTTATGTTTTTTATATTTGCGATGAAGGATACCGTACTTTTTCAATATGTAAGATATCTGAAGAAGCCGGATCTGCATCATCTGAAAGGAATTGTCAGAATCGGTTTTCCAACGTCTGTTCAGAGTATGCTGTTTACCGGAATATCGATGATCATTGCACGTCTGGTCGCGGGATATGGAGATGCGGCGGTGGCTGTCCAGAAAGTTGGTTCACAGATAGAATCAATTTCGTGGATGACAGCGGATGGTTTTGCAGCAGCGGTGAATTCATTTACATCGCAGAACCATGGCGCAGGTAAGAAGAGACGGATCTATCAGGGATATGTCAGCGCATTAAAAGTAGTATTTGTATGGGGGATTTTCTGTACGCTATTATTAATATGCTGTCCGGCTCCGGTATTCCGGATTTTTATTACAGAAAAAGATGTAATTCCGCTTGGAGTGGATTATCTTCGGATCCTTGGTGTATCGCAGCTTTTTATGAGTCTTGAGATTACGACGGCAGGTGCATTTTCGGGGTATGGAAAGACCGTGCCGCCATCTGTGATCAGTATTGTATTTACGGCGCTCAGGATTCCGCTTGCGCTGATACTGGTTCATACAACACTTGCGCTGAACGGGATCTGGTGGAGTATTACGATTTCGAGTATTCTGAAAGGTGTGCTGCTGTTTGTATGGTTCTACATATTCATGCGGGGAGAGAAACTTATATATAACAGGAAATAA